The following is a genomic window from Fusarium verticillioides 7600 chromosome 5, whole genome shotgun sequence.
TAatgtcaccaccaagctATCTCAGCTGAGGAACGGTTTTCGTCGTCTTTCTGGTGCATCGGAGCAGAGATTTGATGGTCTTGCGCTGGATTATATCCGTAGCAATCTCTTCAACCGTGCCTGCGGTCGCATCCTCCctcatgatgttgacggAGCAGACAATGACATCCTCGATCAGTTGAGACCCATCATCGATAGGGCCATTTCAGCTCAAGCCACAGTATACATCTACGGCTCAGAGTTCAATGACGGCAAAGGTATACACAACGTCCACATGAATCAGGGTAATTCAGGACGTTGGCTTAAGGACAATGGCGTCTTCCAGGACGGTGGTCTGGTTTTTCAATTTGAAGATCATTGGGAGGCTGTATTCATTGGCTTTGCCTCTCAGGCTGTGCATACTGAAGACGGGCCCGAACGGGCTGGCCACCCACTGCCCGACCAAGACTTCATCACTTGGGCGGACCTTCTTGCCCCTGAGAGGTCCGATGACGGCAAGGAGAAAGTCGACATTGAAGATTCGCCGGTGTTCATTGTCCAGGCTCTTGTCAACCCACCTGGTCCCGATCAGCAGCCAGGCACTACTCCCGAGACTatcactctcaagaacagAACTGGAGCTGAGATTGATCTCAGTGGATGGAAGATCCGTATCAAGACTGGAGATACTCAAACTCTACCCTCGGGCACGCGCATTGGCCCTActgacaccaagaccattgaaACTAGCGTCCCGCTTTCTAACAATGGTGGCATTATTACTCTTCTCAACGCTGAAGGATTCAAGGTGCATGGTGTTAGCTATACAAGAACTGAAGCGAACGGTGCTATAGTTGTTTTTTAAACATTTGTCGAAGGGCCTCAGAGATAGCATATCGCCTATATTCTTTTAGTGGTAACTCTCTGTTTACTTGCTTTCCTGTGAAATACTCAGAATACCGGATATTTTTACTGAATAGAGGCATCCCTcagaagaagacattgaaAGTTATAACAGCAAGATGTGTGCAGTAGTAAATCACGTTCTAACTCAAGAAACTTTTGGGTTGATGCTCATCAGTATATCTGAACGGGTCTTTGAAATATCTCCGGCCCAGAACAGTGTCGTAAAAAAGGCTACAAATGTCCTGTGTCTTTGCACTAGGTGTTTTGCTTTCCCTTACGTGCCCAGTCAAACCCTGACCAACGGACTTCATCCTGCATATCCCCATCAATGACTTCTAGATCCAGCAAGTCAATCATTCTCACCACACTTTGCTGTACCATGTCATCGATAGAACTCGGTCTTGTGTAAAaggccatcattggtggAAATACAACAGCGCCAGCTTTCGTCACTTCAAGCATGTTCTCCAAGTAAATGCTCGTCAGCGGTGTTTCTCTAGCCACTAGAACaagtcttcttctctccttcaaTGTCACACTTGCCGCTCGTACGATGAGGTCGTTATCGTAGCCCATGCGTATGCCTGCTAATGTCTTCATACTGCATGGAACTACAATCATGCCGTCTGTGCGAAAAGAACCAGAGGATAGTGAAGCTGAGACATCTAGTGACGAGTGGGTGACTGAAGCAAGAGATTCTAGATATGAAGTCGTGTTTCTTGGGGCTTCGAGCTCGTATTTGAGTGTTGCCCCTCCCCATTTCGACATGATGAGATGCGTCTCGACCTCGAGTTCCCGGAGGCGTTTGAGAAGAGCAACAGCTAGGGGCGAACCAGTTGCTCCTGTAACAGCAACGACGATGCGTTTCCGACGGCCATTGGACCTAGCAAGGTATGATTTGTATCGCGTATGAATCGCCGGGTGGGGGGCGAGTGAAAGCCTTGTGAAATCGTGTGTGCTGAAGAGACGTAATGGGCGAGCAAGACTGTGCATCTTATCCTTATGGAACTTGATTGAAGCTCTCGTGCAGTTGTTGGTACAATTAAGATTCTAGTAGCTTCTTCAATCCCGCATGAATCGCAAGTCAGATCTACTCGGCAGCCTGTACACGCCTCCTAAAGCTGCAATCCTTATACGAGTAACAGAGCCGATCAGCTTGAAGAGACAGATGCAACAGGCCCTTAGATGAGACTTAGTCAGAGTTTACAAACATGCCATTCAGTATCCTAATATTCATCTGGCTGCCGTATGGAAGGGTATAAGCACTATATGATAGAATGGGGGTGCCGATCCTGCATCATTCCAAGATTTACAAGGCTCCAGGCAAACGCCACATCTCACAGTCCTACTTTTATACGAAATTTGCATTAGTGTTCTTTATCTCGAACCTCCTCTGTCAAGACCCAGGACACTTTATTAGCCAAAGCAATCCAACCTAGCCTGTCGAGGATCTTGCCGACAATTGACTTCGACAGGTCGCCTTCTAAGTCCACCGGCCATGACGGATCAGAAATTCCCGCTCACCAATAAATTACCTGATTTTTCTATATAGACACTTCCGACGACTGGATTTTAAAATCGCCGGGCTGGTATGATTAAGGACGGAGCCCGAGCAGGATAGAgggacgaggacgatgaaaCGATTGGACCTTTGTAGTGGTGTGATTTCGGATAATCGGTACGGCTTCGCGATCGAGATAAGATTGTTACATTGTGGCTTGCTACGAGATGACAGATCGCTGCAGTAGTGCTTAATAACATGCTTGCTAAAGCTGACTACAGCGCATTTCCAGATGTGGTACGAGGCGGCCGACAATGCTTCACCCACTTAAACTCATAGATGGACAACGACCTGGAGGACCGGTCATGAAGGTAAAATCTTGAACTGTCATCCATTGAATATTCAGTGACCATGATGCAACGATTTCGACCTTCCTTGACAAACAAGCTCCTGGCGAGCCGCGCATCGCGCAGGCCACTTTCAGCAGGCAGGACTTCCACTCCCACGCACCTTGACTTCCGGGCCTTTGTGGACACTTTGCGAGAGGATAACGACTTAGCCGACATCACTTCTGAAGTCGATCCCAAACTCGAAGTCGCAGCTGCCATTCGGCTGGCATATGAACTACGTTCCAAGGCTCCGTTGTTCCATAATGTGAAGGGCGCAAAAGAAGGCCTCTTTCGCATCCTCGGTGCGCCAGGTGGTTTCTCTAGTGACCCTGAATATCCTTACCGACGTCTTGCACAGCATCTCGCACTTCCAAAAGACGCTGGCGTCACAGAtgtcattgacaagatgctGTCGGCAAAGGGAGAAAGGCCACTGCCTCCAGTTCATGTTTCTACTGGGCCTTGCAAAGAAAACATCGTCAtaggtgatgatgtcgatctcACCAAGTTGCCAGCTCCTCTTTTGAACAAGGCCGATGGGGGGAACTACATCCAGACGTTGGGGATTAACGTCATACCACATCCAACAGAGCCATGGACAAATTGGTCCATCGCACGCGCGATGGTTTATGATAAGACGCGCATGGTCGGGCTCATCATGAAGCCACAGCATATCGCCAGAATCTTCGAACAATGGAAAAAGACCGGCAAAGACGTCCCGTATGCCATCGCTTTGGGAGCCCCGCCTATAGCAACCATGGCGGCCAGTATGCCCCTACCAGCTGGTGTCTCGGAATCCGAATACGTCGGGGCACTCTGTGGTTCACCATTAGAGCTGGTCAAGTGCGAAACCAACGACATGTACGTACCCGCGACTAGCGAGATCGTGTTAGAGGGGACCATTTCTATCACAGATACTGCCAAAGAGGGTCCATTCGGCGAGATGCACGGCTACAGCTTTCTCGATGAAAactctcagcagcctctaTATACTGTCAAAGCAATCACTCATCGCAACAACCCAATTCTACCAGTTTGTGTACCTGGACGCGCGAACCTGGGTCCAGATGAGACGCAAACCATGATTGGAACGCTTGCCTCTGCTGAGATACGGCACTTGCTCCAGCAGCACAATTTGCCAGTGACCCAAGTCTTTGCCTTGTTCGAGACGCAGGTTATCTGGGCAGCTGTGCAAGTAGACCGCAAGAAGCTAGCCGAAATGAAAACGAACGCCAAGGACTTCTGCACCAAGATAGGAGACCTTGTGTTCCGCACCAAGTGCGGTATGCAGATCCACCGCTTGCTTGTTGTAGGGGAGGATATCAATCCATTCGACATGAATGATGTTACTTGGGCTTTTGCAACGAGATGTAGACCAGCAATGGATGAGTTCCATTTTGAGGATGTACCTGCCTACCCACTCGTGCCGTATATGTCGCACGGGCCTGGGACAAAGCTCACGGGAGGAAAGGTTGTGGCCAATTGCTTGTTGCCAGAAGAGTATGAAGGGAAGCAAGGCTGGGTGACTTGTGATTTTGAGAACGGATACCCtgaggatgtcaagaagagaatcTTGAGCAGACGTCAGGACTTTGGTATATAATGGCTAAGTGACATCAACTATATAATACTATCTGGTCTATAGGGTGTATTTGAAGTCAGGTCGCAGGTCACCTCGAACCCACTTCTGTTCATCTGACAAGCTGTCCCATTTGGCATCCATCTTGCCAAGGCTGCGATCTCTGTTCATCTTGCGAAGTCCCAGATGCATCAAGATAGAACcaccaagcaagaaaaccACCAGATAGCCAAAGACAACCCCATGCCCCGTATAGTAACGGGGCTTTTCGCGAAGCAAGTAGATGTTTGAGGATACCACGCCATTCAGATTGCCCCAGCCAACCACTACTCCCAGCACAAAAGCGCGTTTGAGCGAACCCTCGGTGTTATTGTTCAACCAGGAGAGAGTGTTCGGAACGGTGGGGTAAATGCCTGCTGCGCCGAGGAAGACGCCGACGTACTGCACTGTGGGGTTGGACGTCGCTATGAGCATAGCAAAACCAGCAATACCAAGCAAAACGATGGCGATGTTACAGTAACCTCGCTGTCGGGTCCTGTCACCGTAGAATCCCACGCAAATGGTAAGAGCTGCTGCGACTGCATAAGGGGGCACAGAGAGAAGCTGGGCTTTTGTGCCCGAATGCCCCATGCCAGCAATGATGGTCGGGAGAAACAGGGAGAAGGCGTATAGAGGTGTAAGACAGCCCATATAGATAAGCATGTATCCATATGTTTTCCAGTCCTTCAAAGCAGCAAACATGTGTCTCTTGTCGAAATCCTCGGCAGTTCGACCTTGTCGGTCCATGATCAAGCGACGTTGGACTCGGATCTGGTCGTCAGGACTCAGGAAGctcgctgttgctggccaATCAAAGACGAGCCACCAGCACGCCAGTCCAGCCACCACAGTAGCAAGGCCCTCCAAGATAAAGATCCAAGCCCAACCAGGTTTCCCGCCAATTCCATCCATTTTCGCAATGACTGCAGCAAGCAAACCGCCAAAGGAGCCTGCTAGTGCAGCTGCCGAGAAAAAAATAGAAGACCGGATGCCGATTTCAGAGCTCTTGTACCAGCAAGAGAGGTAATAGTTGACTCCGGGGAAGAGTCCGGCTTCGGCCATACCGAGGAAGAACCGAGCAGCCAGCAAGCCCTTTACGTTGGTAACAAGCCCCATAAGAGTCATTATCAGTCCCCATGTTAGAATGATAAGGGTGAAGAATAACCGTGGcgtgatcttcttgagcagagCATTTGTTGCAGGTTCGACGACAGCATACGAGACGAAGAAAATCGTCAATGCATTATTGTAGTCCCCTTTGACCATCCCAAGATCGAGTTCGAGACCAGCCAGGCGTGCATTTCCGATATTGGTACGGTCAAGGAAGGATAAGAGGTAGAGGAAGGATAGCCACGGGATAAGGGCCAGATCTACCCTCCACATAAGCTTCTTTTCCTGTTTTGCCCGTCAGCTAAGTCGTTTCTTGGTATCAGTGCGTCCGTGATTGTACTTACAATAGCTCGACGCTCTTCCAACGTTTTTCCAGCGTCAGGGTCTGGTAGATGAGCCAGAAGCTGAGCTCGCTCGTATTCGATGGTTGTGTTGTCGACCTTTTCAGTCTCAATTGGGAAcggcttctcaagatctgccatGGCGATTGCAATTGACTGACTTCAATACAAGAGGTCGAAGGGGTTCTGACTGAAAAGCGATACCACTGCCTCTCAGATAGGTAGTGAGGTATCTTGGGCCAAAGAATCTCCTACGAGTTGTGCAGGGACCCTTTTATCTATACTTTTCGGCGAGTTTGATCGCACTTACAATACCGACGGTCGGTCTCCAGTATTGTATCCGTATGGAGCGCCCCATTATGCCCCAGTTCTTGTAAGATTCCATCGTTCCTCCACCATTCTACCCCGTGGGGCAATAGACTTCTCCGTAGCTGGGTGCTGCCcacaaggtcaaggttgtgGCTGTCAACCCACATACGAGGACACGACAACAGTGGACATTGAATTCCGTCTTTTCCCGCGCTTGATTGCGAAGATGTCATAGTGTAGCagaatgttgttgatccaTTGGAGACCTCGGACGTCCGAGCCCCAATTCAACCCCCGAGGCGCAGGGAGACAACGGCCGCTGCAACACGCTAGAACAAATAGTCTGGCCTTAGAAGGGTGATGAAGGACCTTGAATAACGAATAAGAATGCATCTCTTGGTCACTGCGACAAGTGAACAGCCGTGCACCTGGAATAAGCTTGAATTAAACTCAGGCGGAGCAGGCGGAGAAGTGCGGGGTTTTCGTCTCGACTTTTCTAGACTCCAACTGGTGTCTCGCTACCCCAACAAACCCCATTCCCACGCGCCATTTTTGCAATACGAATCCCCCTCAATATTGTCGGAGCATGATCTCCTCACCTGGAGAAGTCAATAATTCCCTCATTGCCAAGTCTTCCTAGACCATTTTAGTGTCAAGCAACGGGCGCAAATTGAGCTGTGCAAGCATATGGCAATgatccatgccattgacGTCAAGATGCCAGGACGAATAGTTGTCATTAGGCAGTCCAGTGCATCCGAGTATTCCGTACGCAGCTGGTCTCGTCAGACCGCTAGCAGTAGATCGTCGCCGTGGCAATTTCACAGTGAGAGGATTGCGGCATCTTGGTAGCTCCACGTGTCGTGAAGTTGCACCAAGCTTTCGCTGACAGTCCTTGCCATCAGTATAAGGTCGTAACGGATCAGTCCACTAGGACGCACACCCagcctcttttttcccctttATTTTCTATTGCTTCCCACTTCTACAGCTCTACTCCTGCCTCCCTCATATCTATTTTCCCCTGTTGCTACAATTTGTAATCGACTCTATCAGTTCAATTTCATTCCAATTCCCACTTTCACAATCTTGAACATTGGCCGTTCCATCGTTCCCTATTCGCCGCCTCcgccaccatcaccaccgccgcctccaTCACATCCCCCAGACCCTCCATAGTCACCCGCTCCTCCACCGCCAGATATATCGTCCCCTCGACCCCTTCTAATAACCCGTCTCTGTTTCCGTGCATCACGACCCAAGAGCAGAGTTCTTAGATCAGTCCTCTCCACGTTGGCAGCGGCATGCTTCACTATGTCAGGCACGTAATCCATCAACGTCTCCTCCACTGATACTCCCCTTTCCAGCTCCGATGTATACTTCGAATTCCATAATTGTCTTGTATGTTGAAGCAGTGTACCTGCCGCCTGGGTATTCGCGGTGCGTACTCTATCGAGGACCCAGTCTGCCTTCTCAGCCGACCAAACCCAGTAACTCGCTGGGAACAAACGATGAGTCTGCCATAGaagatcaatctcaagtGTCGGGGGAATAATTCGAGAGGGTCGTGAGCTTGGGTGACGCGACGGCTTCGCTGGCTTAGGGTCGAGCTTGGACTTGTATGAGCCATCCGTCTCACTCTTTGGAAGTATACTGCccagaaggccgagaaggtCTTCGTAGTCTCCCACtgagttcttcaacctgTCGCCAAACCCGGGCGCCGAGTCCTTGGCTCGTTGTATAACCTTCCAGAAAGACACTTGTTGCTCGAGGTCTGCTCGAAGATCCTGCAAACATGGCCATGGCTTCAGCATGCATGTCTCATTGAACTGTTCATGCTGGCTTTGACTCCTGCATCTTTCCTCTACCCTGCAAGTTCGTATTGCTGCGTATGATTGGAGGTCCCAGACCTTGTAGCCTTGCTCGTGTACATTTGTGCGGCACCGATCCCATTGGTGCATTAGGATGACTTTGCCTTGTTGGTCTTTGGGTATGTCTTCGAGTCTTTTACCAGTCGGCGTTATCCATTTTCTGTCCGAACATGGTGGTCGATCTGCCCTGCTTCCCAGAATGGAGAATCTTTTCGGCTTCCATGGTGCAGAGGACCATAGTTGATACGGTAGGTTAGAGCCACAGCACTCGGAGCCAGACGAACTCATCTTACTACACTCATCCCAAGCATTCTTTGTCCGTCTGGGACACCATTCACCGGTCAGCAATCTAGTCATAGGAAAATGCCGATGTTCCAAGCCAAAGATGCCATTAAAGTTGCGGTTACGGTTATCGTATATGTATTGATGAAAGCGCGAAGGGGACAGCATGTGCAGATACATGATAAGTGCGACATCCCTATTATTATCAGTCGGACGATCGTATCGCAAAGGCACAGAGCCTACCATGGAGGCGGGTGGTCATTTGGGCAAAAGCCTCGCAGGTCGATGAAACGAATATACATAGCATAGCGCCATTCTGAATATGCCAATGTCTCATCACTTATGCTTCCATCCGCATCACTGaggtgttggaggagcttcagaAATGTCTCGATCAGTTCAAGGTGTTGCTATCGATAAGGAATGAGCTTTGGATCCATTGCACAAAACAACAGGATGTGAGCTCACAACAGCAGCGTCGGCCAAGTCAATCGGAGACCTTGTCCAAGGATCTTCGTAGACAGTCGAAAAGGGCATGGTTATGATAGATCTATTGTGTATATGAAGGCGCATGTCTGCGACATTGGATTGCAAGATCAATCGTCTCACAGTGCTCTGGTCTTGGTTTTATATATAGAACACAATCTGTGGCTGTGCGTCGATCTGATTCGCTTGGCAGCTGGATTTGGTTAGCCCAGTTTTTGCTTGCGGGTCGAGGTACTCAATTGGTCAAAGCGGAAGCATTTCTCACAGCGGCTTAAGGATGTAGGGTAAACACGCGACTTGGCATCTTGTCAGGCTTTTTACAGGGCGTtttctcatcgtcggagAGTCGGACTGCTTCTATTGATGAAATGATTATTCTATTTGTACTATTCGATCAGTTCATTACGCAGATTCAAGCCGATACAGGGTTTTGCTGTGATGAATGATGTTATTCCGTGCTGTTTATGGTCGAGTGGCACGCGTGTGAATGTCGTCTTTTTCATCCGTCAGAGGTCGTGACGTGGGTAGCCAGGACCCCGAAAATGTCAAGTTAGTATAAAAGTTGATTGAGTTGCACCAAAAGCTAACTAAACAGTGTAACAAACTCCTCACAAGCTTCTACCGAGCATAAACAGCGCTCCTGCGGACAATAGACTTGCTCCAAACCCAAACCGGAATCACCAGAAAGTAACCAAGCcagagaagaccagccaTAGTTGCGAACTGCTTCAATGGGCCCATACCGTTCATCCAACTGATGGCCGAGTAGGATACGCCAAAGGCCAAGCAATTCTTCATGACATTTACAAGGACACCGATATCTCCTGCTCGCGAAGGCATAGTGTTGACCGAATAAGTAAGCAGGACATTGGCCGATCCTGTCAAGCCAAATGCGAGGAGACTCCATCCGACGCAGACAACGATCCAGTGGACAGGGTTTTGAAGTCCATGGCCGAGGATAATGCAGCCAAGAGGGCTGGCAATTCCTCCGACAAGCATCATTGGCAGTCTACTCCTAGGATTAGGCTCCTGGGTGCGTCCCTTTGTTGAGCgaatgaagagaaggtcTGCGAGGTAACCACCAACGGGGAGGCCAATAAGAAGACCGATAAGAGAACCGACGTTGAGTAGACCAATCGAACGCGAATTCCACAACAAAGGAGGTTGAGCGTaggtgatggcgatgaggatggagatgatgacagTCCAGCCAATGGTTAGGCCAAAAATGTAGACGGTGACTAGGACTTGAGGTGCCATgagcagctgcagcggcCGGACCAGTGATAGACCCATTTCCTTCCACTTCATCGGCAGAAACTCGCTGCTAAAGGACCTCGAAATGTACTCCTTTCTGAAGCTGGCAGGAGAGATCTCTCCAGTTGTAGTTCCGGCCGGTGATGAGATGCAGATATCTTCGACCGAGGTGCTCGTAGGTTTCGGCTCGGCGACTGGCAAGGTTCCAGGTCTGGGTTGAGCCGCGTCCAGCTCTTCGATATCGTGGGTTGTCTCAGGAAGCATCAAGATGGAACCAAACAGATTCAGGCCAGTCGCGATGGTCAGAATCCTCAGGtaccacctccagctccccaGACTGACTCCAACTGCACCAGCGACCATTGGACCGATCGCGGAGCCAGCAGCGAGGAAGCCAACGTAGACGACCATGGCTCTTCCAAGCTGATGAGTGGGAAACGTCTCAGCTACGATGATGGGACCAAGAGCCTCGACGAGACCACCAGCCAATCCACCAACGATGCGTGAGTTTCGAAGGGAGTAGTAATCACTCGCTTCGCCGGACCAAATGTTACACGCGATAAAGATGACGAGCGAACCGAGGACGGTGTAGCGCTTTCCGATGAGTAGTGATAGCGGGAGAGCGAAGAGATTCTGAAAGGGTCAGCAAATCAAGAGATCAATCAGGGATAAGACGGTGGATAACGCACAGAGAGTCCAAGAGCCAGCAGAGCATACGTTGGCAAGTTAGAAGCCTGATCTTGCGTGCAGTGCAGCTCCTGAATAATTAATCCAAAGACGGGAGAAAGGCCAGCAGCCCAGGCATTGCCGAGAAGATTGTAGAAGCTGACGTTCAGCAGAACGCATATACGCCACCAGAGCGGCCATTGCTATTAGTCGCGTTCCATTAGCATTCGTGATCTCAATTGAACCTGTGACTAGAGGTGCTCTTACAAAAGGAGAGATAGACATTGTCGAGTACGCGGTCCTCGTAGCACACTTGATGACTGACTATTGTGTTGATGACAATTGATGAAACTGATACCAGAAAAGGAGTTGCTCACAGGGTTCGAGCCTCAATCCTTTATGCCTTCGCTTATCACTGGCCATCGCCCTGTGCTGGTCTAGACCAAGCCTCGTGCCAGGATGCTTCCGGCAGTGAGACGCTGTCTCCCGTCTTTGCCCCGATCCCCGGAAAAGATCCAGCTCTTACCCCAGAGTCTACCCCGCACGATCTCATCGCTTCAAGCAAAGCGTGACGCGTTTTACATGACTCAAAAGCTTCACATTCTTGCGGGATGGCCGACTAAACGAATCCCACGGGGACCTCATCTCGCTTGTTGAACGTTGTGCCTTGAATTCCGCGGGGTCTGCCGTTATCTTAGGCTTGGATACGGATACTCGTGTATCTGACCTAACGGAAGTGGCAATTATGAGTGGGATGCCCGTAGGCCGAGTGCACGGGTAGGTCGGGAGACAGTATTCGACGTACCGTCACAGCGGATAATAGAGGTGCTAGCAGCCAGTGCTGTTCGTGATGATACTCAAAGACAATGAGTATTACGTACGAGAAGGCGCATCGAGTAAGCATCAGTTATCAGGTCTATCGGCCGAAAATGACGCCCTCATCAGCCCAATCTAGGCACTTACCAGCTACTCACACAATTACCCAAGGATTATTAGGTATCTATACCATTGAAGGTCTCTAGACTACAATTTCGATTTAACTACGTGGTTATGTGTTGTGATATTTGAGGCCGATTGAAGAAAATGCAATTGATATAGAGCTCAGTAAGTGATATAATCACGGGTGCATGATAACCGTCTGCGTCTCAACAAACTCCTTCAGCCCCCATTCCGCACCAAATCTTCCAAATCCACTCTGCTTCGTTCCTCCATGAGGCAAAGTCGCTTCATCATGAACAGTAGACGAGTTGATATGCACCGCTCCAACTTGAAGACGACGCGCCATTTCCAAAGCTGCGTACTGATTCCGTGTCCATATCGCACCAGACAGCCCGTAATCACTATCGTTGACAATCTTGACCGCCTCGTCCCCGTCAGAGACCGCGACGATTCCAAGACAGGGACCGAAACTCTCTGTGCGTAAGAAGTCCATAGAGCTGTTGATATTATCGAGGATCGTAATGGGTATCAACTTTGAGTCGGTTTGGTGGTCCGTAGAAGAGTTTACAGAAGATCCCTTGGCTTCTGCATCGGAGACCAAAGCTTGTACTCGCGCGTGGCTCTTTGGTCCAACAAGTCGATACGCGGACCCATTCCTGCTTTGTAGCTGTTTTGTAAGCTCGGCACGAAACTCATCTACGACATCCTTTTCCACGAGGACAAGATCTGTAGACATGCATATCTGTCCGCCCTTTGTGCACAGAATTGATTAGTGAGTGACTAGAAGGAGTAGAAACAAAGCTCACATTTAGTGATGCTCCTGcaagagctgcttctgctgcaCGACCAATGTCTGCGTCCTTCAGGACGATGCAGCAGTTCTTGCCACCAAGTTCCAGCAATACCGGCTTCAGAGCCCGTCCCGCTTGCTCAGCAATACTGCGCCCAACTGGCGTTGAGCCAGTGAAGTTGACCTTTCTGACAGCAGGGTCTCGGATGAGATAATTAACTACCTCAGGGGCATCTTGAGGTCGATGAaggatgaagttgacgacGCCTGGAGGGAAGCCAGCTTTTGCGAACAACCCGGCGACGAAGTGATGTATCCGAGGACTAAGCTCAGATCCCTAGAGTTGGCCGAGATTAGTATGTTATCACCGAGCATCGGGAACGTGATTCTTACCTTGAGAATAACGGTGTTTCCAACAGCCAGTGGGGCAATAACCGCTCGAAGGGCCAAGAAGAGAGGCGAGTTCCAAGGAGCAATACCCAGAATAACTCCCAAAGGACGAGTAAACACTAAGCCGTATGACCCTTCAGGTTGGGTATGTGGGATGCTGCCGCTCATGCTACCGGCCGTCAGGAGATACGAAGTCTGTTCGATCAGATCGATGCTGGTGGTAACACCAATGGAAGCCCATTCATCGTTGCAGTGTATCTCTGACTTCATAATATTTCGAGCCTCATCCTGATGGTTCTTGAGTACCTAAATTTTTACTTATTAGTCATG
Proteins encoded in this region:
- a CDS encoding 3-octaprenyl-4-hydroxybenzoate carboxy-lyase UbiX encodes the protein MHSLARPLRLFSTHDFTRLSLAPHPAIHTRYKSYLARSNGRRKRIVVAVTGATGSPLAVALLKRLRELEVETHLIMSKWGGATLKYELEAPRNTTSYLESLASVTHSSLDVSASLSSGSFRTDGMIVVPCSMKTLAGIRMGYDNDLIVRAASVTLKERRRLVLVARETPLTSIYLENMLEVTKAGAVVFPPMMAFYTRPSSIDDMVQQSVVRMIDLLDLEVIDGDMQDEVRWSGFDWARKGKQNT